Proteins encoded together in one Dermacentor variabilis isolate Ectoservices chromosome 2, ASM5094787v1, whole genome shotgun sequence window:
- the LOC142570755 gene encoding uncharacterized protein LOC142570755: MAYQVPQFDDAKDKWSSYYIRVESYFKDNDIVYDAKKKSASHLGTGFEAYRRTSGRCASRKVTYAEAVTILKTFYAPTPNEIAGSLKFFTRIQREEESAQQFIVELRRLADKCNFGAMLKRLLRDRIVCGIHCRDVQKALLFHPKLTLQEAENIVLAAEAGRQGVQLMKQTGPKEEPELHRL, translated from the coding sequence ATGGCGTACCAAGTTCCACAGTTCGACGATGCCAAGGACAAGTGGTCGTCGTACTACATCAGAGTCGAGTCGTACTTCAAGGATAACGACATCGTGTACGACGCtaaaaaaaagagcgcttctcACCTCGGCACTGGGTTCGAAGCCTATCGACGTACTAGTGGGCGTTGTGCTTCGCGCAAGGTGACCTACGCTGAAGCGGTTACTATTCTCAAAACATTTTACGCACCCACGCCAAATGAGATAGCCGGAAGCTTGAAATTCTTTACCCGCATTCAAAGGGAAGAGGAATCAGCTCAGCAGTTTATTGTGGAGCTTCGACGCCTGGCTGATAAATGCAACTTCGGGGCCATGTTGAAGCGCCTGCTGCGAGACAGGATCGTGTGCGGAATTCACTGCAGGGACGTGCAGAAGGCACTGCTTTTTCACCCCAAACTGACGTTGCAGGAGGCAGAAAACATCGTGCTTGCAGCAGAGGCTGGACGACAGGGTGTTCAGCTTATGAAGCAGACGGGACCGAAGGAAGAGCCCGAGCTTCACAGGCTATAG